One Schistocerca nitens isolate TAMUIC-IGC-003100 chromosome 1, iqSchNite1.1, whole genome shotgun sequence DNA segment encodes these proteins:
- the LOC126238772 gene encoding PHD finger protein 7-like gives MGKIRKERCCFCNSVVDDEIRYGEFLEMETVATHYFCLLLTTHIRQNGEDDEGIRGFLLDDIKKEVRRVKNVTCSYCKKRGASIYCGTPKCHKVFHLPCGLKQSSFHQFFGAFRTFCDKHRLVQKVDALALKKFQTDYVTCSICSDDLRPKPSPETIWAPCCNMWFHKNCLQKLALSSGYFFKCPLCCNKPIFEETMKLYGIFVPERDASWELVPNAYEELLQTYARCDAKICRAKSRSVNVKGKMWEIILCRYCGSQGTHKICGNLKTKRPVWECSTCSTVVNKGSDEDDEDEEISVDIESVPDQPSEVTGLHLSDTTRIVRSVTSAETAPQQEQQSPLQTESASLQMPKEQPAITYNTITDIEENISVVVSSSDSDIELVNYEPQVRLVDNHKYELKTKSGNYVEVVKLNENICTVPKVAGDIKVIRRKKIIQIDDSDIAEISEPESEYGMCD, from the coding sequence ATGGGCAAGATAAGAAAAGAGAGATGTTGCTTTTGCAATTCCGTAGTTGATGACGAAATTCGTTACGGTGAGTTTCTTGAAATGGAAACTGTCGCCACGCATTACTTCTGTTTGCTACTGACCACGCACATACGACAGAATGGAGAAGACGATGAAGGCATTCGGGGTTTCTTGTTAGATGACATTAAGAAAGAAGTGCGACGTGTGAAAAACGTTACTTGCAGCTATTGTAAAAAAAGAGGTGCCTCGATATACTGTGGGACGCCAAAATGCCACAAAGTTTTTCACCTACCTTGCGGATTGAAACAGTCGTCATTTCACCAATTCTTTGGAGCATTCAGAACCTTTTGTGATAAGCACAGACTCGTTCAGAAAGTTGACGCATTGGCTTTGAAGAAATTTCAAACTGATTATGTCACCTGTTCTATATGTTCTGATGATTTAAGGCCAAAACCGTCCCCAGAAACAATTTGGGCTCCTTGCTGCAATATGTGGTTTCACAAAAACTGTTTGCAGAAACTAGCTCTCAGTAGTGGCTACTTTTTTAAATGTCCGTTGTGTTGTAATAAGCCTATTTTTGAAGAAACAATGAAATTATATGGCATATTTGTCCCGGAACGAGATGCCTCTTGGGAGCTAGTACCAAATGCTTATGAAGAGCTGCTTCAGACTTATGCTCGTTGTGATGCTAAGATATGTAGGGCAAAGTCACGTTCAGTTAATGTGAAAggaaaaatgtgggaaataatattGTGCAGATACTGTGGCTCTCAAGGAACACACAAAATCTGTGGTAATCTTAAGACAAAAAGGCCTGTGTGGGAATGCTCAACATGCAGTACAGTTGTGAACAAAGgttctgatgaagatgatgaagacgagGAGATTTCAGTTGATATTGAGAGCGTACCAGACCAGCCCTCAGAGGTCACCGGTTTGCATCTCAGCGACACCACCAGAATTGTAAGGAGTGTAACATCTGCAGAAACAGCTCCACAACAAGAGCAGCAGTCCCCACTTCAAACAGAATCAGCATCTTTGCAAATGCCCAAAGAACAGCCTGCCATTACATATAATACTATTACGGATATTGAAGAAAATATAAGTGTAGTAGTGAGCTCAAGTGATTCAGATATAGAACTTGTTAACTACGAACCACAAGTTAGGTTAGTTGACAATCATAAATATGAACTCAAGACAAAAAGTGGCAATTATGTTGAAGTTGTGAAGTTGAATGAAAATATATGTACAGTTCCAAAAGTAGCAGGTGATATAAAAGTAATACGTAGAAAAAAGATTATACAGATAGATGATAGTGATATTGCAGAAATTTCTGAGCCTGAGTCAGAATATGGAATGTGTGAttaa